From Ramlibacter tataouinensis, the proteins below share one genomic window:
- a CDS encoding YdcF family protein, whose amino-acid sequence MILSRQAPASGPGAVRPLLCLLLGALLVLDALFLLAERVFSLGVTLPLALGLALLLLGMRWTWVQAWLEDAPHRRALWKGLWLAFALWLISVLAFWSVLASAGQAPANASPAPAAILVLGSGTPGAKVSPTLAARLDAGLVQARLYPGAVVVVSGGVDLYESVSEGQVMGDYLRAAGLDAGRIVQEERSSSTHENLVLSKPLLQRHGIQAAQPIQLVTSDFHTLRAGWIAERAGYARITTIGAPTPLYIRYNAWLREYFAVASGWLLREFG is encoded by the coding sequence GTGATCCTGTCCCGGCAGGCACCCGCTTCAGGGCCCGGCGCGGTTCGTCCGCTGCTGTGCCTGCTGCTGGGCGCGCTGCTGGTGCTGGATGCGCTGTTCCTCCTGGCCGAGCGTGTCTTCAGCCTGGGCGTGACCCTGCCGCTGGCCCTGGGCCTGGCCTTGTTGCTGCTCGGGATGCGCTGGACCTGGGTGCAAGCCTGGCTCGAAGACGCCCCGCACCGGCGGGCGCTGTGGAAAGGGCTCTGGCTTGCGTTCGCACTGTGGCTCATCAGCGTCCTGGCGTTCTGGTCGGTGCTGGCGAGCGCCGGACAGGCACCGGCGAATGCGTCACCGGCGCCTGCTGCCATCCTGGTGCTGGGGTCCGGCACTCCCGGGGCCAAGGTCTCGCCGACGCTGGCGGCCAGGCTCGATGCCGGGCTGGTCCAGGCGCGGCTGTATCCCGGCGCTGTCGTGGTGGTCAGCGGCGGCGTCGACCTCTACGAAAGCGTGAGCGAAGGCCAGGTCATGGGCGACTACCTGCGCGCCGCCGGGCTCGATGCCGGCCGCATCGTGCAGGAGGAGCGCAGTTCCAGCACGCACGAGAACCTGGTGCTGAGCAAGCCGCTGCTGCAGCGTCACGGCATCCAGGCCGCGCAGCCGATCCAGCTTGTCACCAGCGACTTCCACACCCTGCGTGCGGGCTGGATTGCCGAACGCGCCGGCTACGCCCGCATCACCACCATCGGCGCACCGACGCCGCTCTACATCCGCTACAACGCCTGGCTGCGCGAGTATTTCGCCGTTGCCAGCGGCTGGTTGTTGCGGGAATTCGGATGA